One part of the Arabidopsis thaliana chromosome 4, partial sequence genome encodes these proteins:
- the ATARD2 gene encoding RmlC-like cupins superfamily protein (ATARD2; FUNCTIONS IN: acireductone dioxygenase [iron(II)-requiring] activity, metal ion binding; INVOLVED IN: oxidation reduction, L-methionine salvage from methylthioadenosine; LOCATED IN: cellular_component unknown; EXPRESSED IN: cultured cell; CONTAINS InterPro DOMAIN/s: Cupin, RmlC-type (InterPro:IPR011051), Acireductone dioxygenase, ARD (InterPro:IPR004313), RmlC-like jelly roll fold (InterPro:IPR014710); BEST Arabidopsis thaliana protein match is: acireductone dioxygenase 1 (TAIR:AT4G14716.1); Has 1514 Blast hits to 1507 proteins in 504 species: Archae - 0; Bacteria - 667; Metazoa - 158; Fungi - 138; Plants - 464; Viruses - 0; Other Eukaryotes - 87 (source: NCBI BLink).), whose product MGEVVKDGREEVIQAWYMDDSEEDQRLPHHKDPKEFLSLDKLAELGVLSWRLDADNYETDEDLKKIRESRGYSYMDFCEVCPEKLPNYEVKVKSFFEEHLHTDEEIRYCVAGSGYFDVRDRNEAWIRVWVKKGGMIVLPAGIYHRFTVDSDNYIKQAMRLFVGEPVWTPYNRPHDHLPARKEYIDNFVKVNEGGVIDASA is encoded by the exons ATGGGTGAAGTGGTTAAG gatggaagagaagaagtgatCCAGGCATGGTATATGGATGATAGCGAAGAGGATCAGAGACTTCCTCACCACAAGGATCCTAAGGAGTTTCTATCTTTGGACAAACTTGCAG AGCTGGGAGTACTTAGCTGGAGACTTGATGCTGATAACTATGAAACCGATGAGGATTTGAAAAAGATCCGCGAATCTCGTGGTTACTCTTACATG GACTTTTGTGAGGTATGCCCGGAAAAGCTTCCAAACTATGAAGTGAAAGTGAAGAGCTTTTTCGAAGAACATTTGCACACTGATGAAGAGATCCGTTACTGCGTTGCAGGAAGCG GTTACTTTGATGTGAGGGATCGCAATGAAGCTTGGATTAGAGTATGGGTAAAGAAGGGAGGTATGATAGTCTTACCTGCTGGAATATATCATCGCTTCACCGTAGACTCAGACAACTATATCAAG CAGGCAATGCGGCTTTTCGTGGGTGAACCGGTCTGGACACCATACAATCGCCCACACGACCACCTCCCTGCAAG GAAAGAGTACATCGATAATTTCGTGAAGGTGAATGAAGGTGGTGTCATAGACGCGTCAGCCTAG
- the ATARD2 gene encoding RmlC-like cupins superfamily protein (ATARD2; FUNCTIONS IN: acireductone dioxygenase [iron(II)-requiring] activity, metal ion binding; INVOLVED IN: L-methionine salvage from methylthioadenosine, oxidation reduction; LOCATED IN: cellular_component unknown; EXPRESSED IN: cultured cell; CONTAINS InterPro DOMAIN/s: Cupin, RmlC-type (InterPro:IPR011051), Acireductone dioxygenase, ARD (InterPro:IPR004313), RmlC-like jelly roll fold (InterPro:IPR014710); BEST Arabidopsis thaliana protein match is: acireductone dioxygenase 1 (TAIR:AT4G14716.1); Has 30201 Blast hits to 17322 proteins in 780 species: Archae - 12; Bacteria - 1396; Metazoa - 17338; Fungi - 3422; Plants - 5037; Viruses - 0; Other Eukaryotes - 2996 (source: NCBI BLink).), with product MGEVVKDGREEVIQAWYMDDSEEDQRLPHHKDPKEFLSLDKLAELGVLSWRLDADNYETDEDLKKIRESRGYSYMDFCEVCPEKLPNYEVKVKSFFEEHLHTDEEIRYCVAGSGYFDVRDRNEAWIRVWVKKGGMIVLPAGIYHRFTVDSDNYIKAMRLFVGEPVWTPYNRPHDHLPARKEYIDNFVKVNEGGVIDASA from the exons ATGGGTGAAGTGGTTAAG gatggaagagaagaagtgatCCAGGCATGGTATATGGATGATAGCGAAGAGGATCAGAGACTTCCTCACCACAAGGATCCTAAGGAGTTTCTATCTTTGGACAAACTTGCAG AGCTGGGAGTACTTAGCTGGAGACTTGATGCTGATAACTATGAAACCGATGAGGATTTGAAAAAGATCCGCGAATCTCGTGGTTACTCTTACATG GACTTTTGTGAGGTATGCCCGGAAAAGCTTCCAAACTATGAAGTGAAAGTGAAGAGCTTTTTCGAAGAACATTTGCACACTGATGAAGAGATCCGTTACTGCGTTGCAGGAAGCG GTTACTTTGATGTGAGGGATCGCAATGAAGCTTGGATTAGAGTATGGGTAAAGAAGGGAGGTATGATAGTCTTACCTGCTGGAATATATCATCGCTTCACCGTAGACTCAGACAACTATATCAAG GCAATGCGGCTTTTCGTGGGTGAACCGGTCTGGACACCATACAATCGCCCACACGACCACCTCCCTGCAAG GAAAGAGTACATCGATAATTTCGTGAAGGTGAATGAAGGTGGTGTCATAGACGCGTCAGCCTAG
- the ATARD2 gene encoding RmlC-like cupins superfamily protein (ATARD2; FUNCTIONS IN: acireductone dioxygenase [iron(II)-requiring] activity, metal ion binding; INVOLVED IN: oxidation reduction, L-methionine salvage from methylthioadenosine; LOCATED IN: cellular_component unknown; CONTAINS InterPro DOMAIN/s: Cupin, RmlC-type (InterPro:IPR011051), Acireductone dioxygenase, ARD (InterPro:IPR004313), RmlC-like jelly roll fold (InterPro:IPR014710); BEST Arabidopsis thaliana protein match is: acireductone dioxygenase 1 (TAIR:AT4G14716.1).), with amino-acid sequence MFSSFTCCDGREEVIQAWYMDDSEEDQRLPHHKDPKEFLSLDKLAELGVLSWRLDADNYETDEDLKKIRESRGYSYMDFCEVCPEKLPNYEVKVKSFFEEHLHTDEEIRYCVAGSGYFDVRDRNEAWIRVWVKKGGMIVLPAGIYHRFTVDSDNYIKAMRLFVGEPVWTPYNRPHDHLPARKEYIDNFVKVNEGGVIDASA; translated from the exons atgttttctaGTTTCACTTGTTGT gatggaagagaagaagtgatCCAGGCATGGTATATGGATGATAGCGAAGAGGATCAGAGACTTCCTCACCACAAGGATCCTAAGGAGTTTCTATCTTTGGACAAACTTGCAG AGCTGGGAGTACTTAGCTGGAGACTTGATGCTGATAACTATGAAACCGATGAGGATTTGAAAAAGATCCGCGAATCTCGTGGTTACTCTTACATG GACTTTTGTGAGGTATGCCCGGAAAAGCTTCCAAACTATGAAGTGAAAGTGAAGAGCTTTTTCGAAGAACATTTGCACACTGATGAAGAGATCCGTTACTGCGTTGCAGGAAGCG GTTACTTTGATGTGAGGGATCGCAATGAAGCTTGGATTAGAGTATGGGTAAAGAAGGGAGGTATGATAGTCTTACCTGCTGGAATATATCATCGCTTCACCGTAGACTCAGACAACTATATCAAG GCAATGCGGCTTTTCGTGGGTGAACCGGTCTGGACACCATACAATCGCCCACACGACCACCTCCCTGCAAG GAAAGAGTACATCGATAATTTCGTGAAGGTGAATGAAGGTGGTGTCATAGACGCGTCAGCCTAG
- the ATARD2 gene encoding RmlC-like cupins superfamily protein: MDDSEEDQRLPHHKDPKEFLSLDKLAELGVLSWRLDADNYETDEDLKKIRESRGYSYMDFCEVCPEKLPNYEVKVKSFFEEHLHTDEEIRYCVAGSGYFDVRDRNEAWIRVWVKKGGMIVLPAGIYHRFTVDSDNYIKAMRLFVGEPVWTPYNRPHDHLPARKEYIDNFVKVNEGGVIDASA, translated from the exons ATGGATGATAGCGAAGAGGATCAGAGACTTCCTCACCACAAGGATCCTAAGGAGTTTCTATCTTTGGACAAACTTGCAG AGCTGGGAGTACTTAGCTGGAGACTTGATGCTGATAACTATGAAACCGATGAGGATTTGAAAAAGATCCGCGAATCTCGTGGTTACTCTTACATG GACTTTTGTGAGGTATGCCCGGAAAAGCTTCCAAACTATGAAGTGAAAGTGAAGAGCTTTTTCGAAGAACATTTGCACACTGATGAAGAGATCCGTTACTGCGTTGCAGGAAGCG GTTACTTTGATGTGAGGGATCGCAATGAAGCTTGGATTAGAGTATGGGTAAAGAAGGGAGGTATGATAGTCTTACCTGCTGGAATATATCATCGCTTCACCGTAGACTCAGACAACTATATCAAG GCAATGCGGCTTTTCGTGGGTGAACCGGTCTGGACACCATACAATCGCCCACACGACCACCTCCCTGCAAG GAAAGAGTACATCGATAATTTCGTGAAGGTGAATGAAGGTGGTGTCATAGACGCGTCAGCCTAG
- the ATARD2 gene encoding RmlC-like cupins superfamily protein (ATARD2; FUNCTIONS IN: acireductone dioxygenase [iron(II)-requiring] activity, metal ion binding; INVOLVED IN: L-methionine salvage from methylthioadenosine, oxidation reduction; LOCATED IN: cellular_component unknown; EXPRESSED IN: cultured cell; CONTAINS InterPro DOMAIN/s: Acireductone dioxygenase, ARD (InterPro:IPR004313), Cupin, RmlC-type (InterPro:IPR011051), RmlC-like jelly roll fold (InterPro:IPR014710); BEST Arabidopsis thaliana protein match is: acireductone dioxygenase 1 (TAIR:AT4G14716.1); Has 30201 Blast hits to 17322 proteins in 780 species: Archae - 12; Bacteria - 1396; Metazoa - 17338; Fungi - 3422; Plants - 5037; Viruses - 0; Other Eukaryotes - 2996 (source: NCBI BLink).) translates to MGEVVKDGREEVIQAWYMDDSEEDQRLPHHKDPKEFLSLDKLAELGVLSWRLDADNYETDEDLKKIRESRGYSYMDFCEVCPEKLPNYEVKVKSFFEEHLHTDEEIRYCVAGSGYFDVRDRNEAWIRVWVKKGGMIVLPAGIYHRFTVDSDNYIKAMRLFVGEPVWTPYNRPHDHLPARVHR, encoded by the exons ATGGGTGAAGTGGTTAAG gatggaagagaagaagtgatCCAGGCATGGTATATGGATGATAGCGAAGAGGATCAGAGACTTCCTCACCACAAGGATCCTAAGGAGTTTCTATCTTTGGACAAACTTGCAG AGCTGGGAGTACTTAGCTGGAGACTTGATGCTGATAACTATGAAACCGATGAGGATTTGAAAAAGATCCGCGAATCTCGTGGTTACTCTTACATG GACTTTTGTGAGGTATGCCCGGAAAAGCTTCCAAACTATGAAGTGAAAGTGAAGAGCTTTTTCGAAGAACATTTGCACACTGATGAAGAGATCCGTTACTGCGTTGCAGGAAGCG GTTACTTTGATGTGAGGGATCGCAATGAAGCTTGGATTAGAGTATGGGTAAAGAAGGGAGGTATGATAGTCTTACCTGCTGGAATATATCATCGCTTCACCGTAGACTCAGACAACTATATCAAG GCAATGCGGCTTTTCGTGGGTGAACCGGTCTGGACACCATACAATCGCCCACACGACCACCTCCCTGCAAG AGTACATCGATAA
- the PPD1 gene encoding TIFY domain/Divergent CCT motif family protein (PEAPOD 1 (PPD1); CONTAINS InterPro DOMAIN/s: Tify (InterPro:IPR010399), Acireductone dioxygenase, ARD (InterPro:IPR004313), CCT domain-like (InterPro:IPR018467); BEST Arabidopsis thaliana protein match is: TIFY domain/Divergent CCT motif family protein (TAIR:AT4G14720.1); Has 256 Blast hits to 255 proteins in 23 species: Archae - 0; Bacteria - 0; Metazoa - 0; Fungi - 0; Plants - 256; Viruses - 0; Other Eukaryotes - 0 (source: NCBI BLink).), with amino-acid sequence MDVGVSPAKSILAKPLKLLTEEDISQLTREDCRKFLKDKGMRRPSWNKSQAIQQVLSLKALYEPGDDSGAGIFRKILVSQPVNPPRVTTTLIEPSNELEACGRVSYPEDNGACHRMDSPRSAEFSGGSGHFVSEKDGHKTTISPRSPAETSELVGQMTIFYSGKVNVYDGIPPEKARSIMHFAANPIDLPENGIFASSRMISKLISKEKMMELPQKGLEKANSSRDSGMEGQANRKVSLQRYREKRKDRKFSKAKKCPGVASSSLEMFLNCQPRMKAAYSQNLGCTGSPLHSQSPESQTKSPNLSVDLNSEGI; translated from the exons atggATGTCGGAGTTTCACCGGCGAAGTCTATACTTGCGAAACCTCTGAAGCTACTCACTGAAGAGGACATTTCTCAGCTCACTCGCGAAGACTGCCGCAAATTCCTCAAAGacaaag GAATGCGAAGACCGTCGTGGAACAAATCTCAGGCGATCCAGCAAGTTTTATCTCTTAAAGCTCTCTATGAGCCTGGAGACGATTCCGGCGCCGGTATCTTCCGCAAGATCCTCGTTTCTCAGCCAGTAAATCCGCCTCGC GTCACAACAACGTTGATTGAGCCAAGCAACGAGCTGGAAGCTTGTGGCCGGGTTTCTTATCCGGAAGATAACGGCGCGTGCCATAGAATGGATTCTCCAAGATCAGCTGAGTTTTCCGGTGGGTCTGGTCACTTTGTATCCGAGAAAGATGGCCACAAGACGACTATTTCTCCCAG AAGCCCAGCTGAAACAAGTGAGCTCGTTGGGCAAATGACGATATTCTATAGTGGAAAAGTGAATGTGTATGATGGAATACCACCTGAAAAG GCCCGGTCAATCATGCACTTTGCAGCCAATCCAATTGATTTGCCTGAAAACGGTATTTTTGCTTCCAGTAGAATGATTTCAAAGCTCATAAGTAAAG agaagatgatggaacTTCCCCAAAAAGGCCTTGAGAAGGCGAATTCTTCTCGTGATTCTG GTATGGAGGGCCAGGCGAACAGAAAGGTATCTTTGCAAAGATATCGTGAAAAGCGGAAAGACAG AAAATTCTCAAAGGCCAAAAAGTGTCCAGGAGTTGCGTCCTCTAGCTTGGAGATGTTTCTGAATTGTCAGCCACGGATGAAAGCTGCATATTCGCAAAACCTAGGCTGCACCGGATCTCCACTGCATAGCCAGTCACCTGAAAGCCAGACAAAAAGTCCCAATCTTTCAGTTGATCTAAACAGTGAAG GCATTTAA
- the PPD1 gene encoding TIFY domain/Divergent CCT motif family protein (TIFY4A; CONTAINS InterPro DOMAIN/s: Tify (InterPro:IPR010399), Acireductone dioxygenase, ARD (InterPro:IPR004313), CCT domain-like (InterPro:IPR018467); BEST Arabidopsis thaliana protein match is: TIFY domain/Divergent CCT motif family protein (TAIR:AT4G14720.1); Has 35333 Blast hits to 34131 proteins in 2444 species: Archae - 798; Bacteria - 22429; Metazoa - 974; Fungi - 991; Plants - 531; Viruses - 0; Other Eukaryotes - 9610 (source: NCBI BLink).), with protein sequence MDVGVSPAKSILAKPLKLLTEEDISQLTREDCRKFLKDKGMRRPSWNKSQAIQQVLSLKALYEPGDDSGAGIFRKILVSQPVNPPRVTTTLIEPSNELEACGRVSYPEDNGACHRMDSPRSAEFSGGSGHFVSEKDGHKTTISPRSPAETSELVGQMTIFYSGKVNVYDGIPPEKARSIMHFAANPIDLPENGIFASSRMISKLISKEKMMELPQKGLEKANSSRDSGMEGQANRKVSLQRYREKRKDRCIYILTLIPKSL encoded by the exons atggATGTCGGAGTTTCACCGGCGAAGTCTATACTTGCGAAACCTCTGAAGCTACTCACTGAAGAGGACATTTCTCAGCTCACTCGCGAAGACTGCCGCAAATTCCTCAAAGacaaag GAATGCGAAGACCGTCGTGGAACAAATCTCAGGCGATCCAGCAAGTTTTATCTCTTAAAGCTCTCTATGAGCCTGGAGACGATTCCGGCGCCGGTATCTTCCGCAAGATCCTCGTTTCTCAGCCAGTAAATCCGCCTCGC GTCACAACAACGTTGATTGAGCCAAGCAACGAGCTGGAAGCTTGTGGCCGGGTTTCTTATCCGGAAGATAACGGCGCGTGCCATAGAATGGATTCTCCAAGATCAGCTGAGTTTTCCGGTGGGTCTGGTCACTTTGTATCCGAGAAAGATGGCCACAAGACGACTATTTCTCCCAG AAGCCCAGCTGAAACAAGTGAGCTCGTTGGGCAAATGACGATATTCTATAGTGGAAAAGTGAATGTGTATGATGGAATACCACCTGAAAAG GCCCGGTCAATCATGCACTTTGCAGCCAATCCAATTGATTTGCCTGAAAACGGTATTTTTGCTTCCAGTAGAATGATTTCAAAGCTCATAAGTAAAG agaagatgatggaacTTCCCCAAAAAGGCCTTGAGAAGGCGAATTCTTCTCGTGATTCTG GTATGGAGGGCCAGGCGAACAGAAAGGTATCTTTGCAAAGATATCGTGAAAAGCGGAAAGACAGGTGCATTTATATACTTACGCTTATTCCAAAATCGCTATAA
- the PPD1 gene encoding TIFY domain/Divergent CCT motif family protein: MDVGVSPAKSILAKPLKLLTEEDISQLTREDCRKFLKDKGMRRPSWNKSQAIQQVLSLKALYEPGDDSGAGIFRKILVSQPVNPPRVTTTLIEPSNELEACGRVSYPEDNGACHRMDSPRSAEFSGGSGHFVSEKDGHKTTISPRSPAETSELVGQMTIFYSGKVNVYDGIPPEKARSIMHFAANPIDLPENGIFASSRMISKLISKEKMMELPQKGLEKANSSRDSGMNSIHITLMILGAKLDQHIFTCAKLC, from the exons atggATGTCGGAGTTTCACCGGCGAAGTCTATACTTGCGAAACCTCTGAAGCTACTCACTGAAGAGGACATTTCTCAGCTCACTCGCGAAGACTGCCGCAAATTCCTCAAAGacaaag GAATGCGAAGACCGTCGTGGAACAAATCTCAGGCGATCCAGCAAGTTTTATCTCTTAAAGCTCTCTATGAGCCTGGAGACGATTCCGGCGCCGGTATCTTCCGCAAGATCCTCGTTTCTCAGCCAGTAAATCCGCCTCGC GTCACAACAACGTTGATTGAGCCAAGCAACGAGCTGGAAGCTTGTGGCCGGGTTTCTTATCCGGAAGATAACGGCGCGTGCCATAGAATGGATTCTCCAAGATCAGCTGAGTTTTCCGGTGGGTCTGGTCACTTTGTATCCGAGAAAGATGGCCACAAGACGACTATTTCTCCCAG AAGCCCAGCTGAAACAAGTGAGCTCGTTGGGCAAATGACGATATTCTATAGTGGAAAAGTGAATGTGTATGATGGAATACCACCTGAAAAG GCCCGGTCAATCATGCACTTTGCAGCCAATCCAATTGATTTGCCTGAAAACGGTATTTTTGCTTCCAGTAGAATGATTTCAAAGCTCATAAGTAAAG agaagatgatggaacTTCCCCAAAAAGGCCTTGAGAAGGCGAATTCTTCTCGTGATTCTGGTATGAACAGTATTCATATTACCTTAATGATTCTCGGAGCGAAACTTGATCAACACATCTTCACCTGTGCAAAGCTATGCTAA
- the PPD1 gene encoding TIFY domain/Divergent CCT motif family protein, whose amino-acid sequence MDVGVSPAKSILAKPLKLLTEEDISQLTREDCRKFLKDKGMRRPSWNKSQAIQQVLSLKALYEPGDDSGAGIFRKILVSQPVNPPRVTTTLIEPSNELEACGRVSYPEDNGACHRMDSPRSAEFSGGSGHFVSEKDGHKTTISPRSPAETSELVGQMTIFYSGKVNVYDGIPPEKARSIMHFAANPIDLPENGIFASSRMISKLISKGKLLLKCLICFSVDR is encoded by the exons atggATGTCGGAGTTTCACCGGCGAAGTCTATACTTGCGAAACCTCTGAAGCTACTCACTGAAGAGGACATTTCTCAGCTCACTCGCGAAGACTGCCGCAAATTCCTCAAAGacaaag GAATGCGAAGACCGTCGTGGAACAAATCTCAGGCGATCCAGCAAGTTTTATCTCTTAAAGCTCTCTATGAGCCTGGAGACGATTCCGGCGCCGGTATCTTCCGCAAGATCCTCGTTTCTCAGCCAGTAAATCCGCCTCGC GTCACAACAACGTTGATTGAGCCAAGCAACGAGCTGGAAGCTTGTGGCCGGGTTTCTTATCCGGAAGATAACGGCGCGTGCCATAGAATGGATTCTCCAAGATCAGCTGAGTTTTCCGGTGGGTCTGGTCACTTTGTATCCGAGAAAGATGGCCACAAGACGACTATTTCTCCCAG AAGCCCAGCTGAAACAAGTGAGCTCGTTGGGCAAATGACGATATTCTATAGTGGAAAAGTGAATGTGTATGATGGAATACCACCTGAAAAG GCCCGGTCAATCATGCACTTTGCAGCCAATCCAATTGATTTGCCTGAAAACGGTATTTTTGCTTCCAGTAGAATGATTTCAAAGCTCATAAGTAAAGGTAAGCTTTTGCTAAAGTGTCTGATCTGTTTTTCAGTTGATAGATAG
- the ARD1 gene encoding acireductone dioxygenase 1 yields MDDSEEDQRLPHHKDPKEFVSLDKLAELGVLSWRLDADNYETDEDLKKIRESRGYSYMDFCEVCPEKLPNYEVKVKSFFEEHLHTDEEIRYCVAGTGYFDVRDRNEAWIRVLVKKGGMIVLPAGIYHRFTVDSDNYIKAMRLFVGEPVWTPYNRPHDHLPARKEYVDNFMINASA; encoded by the exons ATGGATGATAGTGAAGAGGATCAGAGACTTCCTCACCACAAGGATCCTAAAGAGTTTGTATCGTTGGACAAACTTGCAG AGCTGGGAGTACTTAGCTGGAGACTTGATGCTGATAACTATGAAACCGATGAGGATTTGAAAAAGATCCGTGAATCTCGTGGTTACTCTTACATG GACTTTTGTGAGGTATGCCCGGAAAAGCTTCCAAACTATGAAGTGAAAGTGAAGAGCTTTTTCGAAGAACATTTACACACTGATGAGGAGATCCGTTACTGCGTTGCAGGAACTG GTTACTTTGATGTGAGAGATCGTAATGAAGCTTGGATTAGGGTATTGGTAAAGAAGGGAGGTATGATAGTCTTACCTGCTGGGATCTATCATCGCTTCACTGTGGACTCTGACAACTATATCAAG GCAATGCGGCTATTCGTGGGTGAACCGGTATGGACACCATACAATCGCCCACACGACCATCTTCCTGCAAG GAAAGAATATGTCGATAACTTCATGATCAATGCCTCGGCTTAG
- the ARD1 gene encoding acireductone dioxygenase 1 (acireductone dioxygenase 1 (ARD1); FUNCTIONS IN: acireductone dioxygenase [iron(II)-requiring] activity, metal ion binding; INVOLVED IN: L-methionine salvage from methylthioadenosine, oxidation reduction; LOCATED IN: cellular_component unknown; EXPRESSED IN: male gametophyte, cultured cell, pollen tube; EXPRESSED DURING: L mature pollen stage, M germinated pollen stage; CONTAINS InterPro DOMAIN/s: Cupin, RmlC-type (InterPro:IPR011051), Acireductone dioxygenase, ARD (InterPro:IPR004313), RmlC-like jelly roll fold (InterPro:IPR014710); BEST Arabidopsis thaliana protein match is: RmlC-like cupins superfamily protein (TAIR:AT4G14710.2); Has 30201 Blast hits to 17322 proteins in 780 species: Archae - 12; Bacteria - 1396; Metazoa - 17338; Fungi - 3422; Plants - 5037; Viruses - 0; Other Eukaryotes - 2996 (source: NCBI BLink).): protein MGEAVKDGREEVIQAWYMDDSEEDQRLPHHKDPKEFVSLDKLAELGVLSWRLDADNYETDEDLKKIRESRGYSYMDFCEVCPEKLPNYEVKVKSFFEEHLHTDEEIRYCVAGTGYFDVRDRNEAWIRVLVKKGGMIVLPAGIYHRFTVDSDNYIKAMRLFVGEPVWTPYNRPHDHLPARKEYVDNFMINASA, encoded by the exons ATGGGTGAAGCGGTCAAG GATGGGAGAGAAGAAGTGATTCAAGCTTGGTATATGGATGATAGTGAAGAGGATCAGAGACTTCCTCACCACAAGGATCCTAAAGAGTTTGTATCGTTGGACAAACTTGCAG AGCTGGGAGTACTTAGCTGGAGACTTGATGCTGATAACTATGAAACCGATGAGGATTTGAAAAAGATCCGTGAATCTCGTGGTTACTCTTACATG GACTTTTGTGAGGTATGCCCGGAAAAGCTTCCAAACTATGAAGTGAAAGTGAAGAGCTTTTTCGAAGAACATTTACACACTGATGAGGAGATCCGTTACTGCGTTGCAGGAACTG GTTACTTTGATGTGAGAGATCGTAATGAAGCTTGGATTAGGGTATTGGTAAAGAAGGGAGGTATGATAGTCTTACCTGCTGGGATCTATCATCGCTTCACTGTGGACTCTGACAACTATATCAAG GCAATGCGGCTATTCGTGGGTGAACCGGTATGGACACCATACAATCGCCCACACGACCATCTTCCTGCAAG GAAAGAATATGTCGATAACTTCATGATCAATGCCTCGGCTTAG